The DNA window GCGCAGCGGCTGGCCAGTATGCGATACATGCAACGCCGCGGCGGAGATAATGCCGCACCCTGCCCCGTCATCAAATGCGCCGGTACCGTTCCACCAGCTGTCAATATGACACGCCAGCAGAACCGGCGGCAAAGACGGATCGCGCCCGACAATTTCGCCCACCACATTGCCGCTCTGGGTCATGCCCCGATTTTGAGGGGTGAGAACCAGCTTCATGGTGATCGGACGGTCGCCTGCCCGCGCAAACATGCGTTCAAGATTAAGAGCATCGGGGATCGACAAAGCACCAGCTGGAATCATGTCATCCACCACCCGCGTTCCGCCTGTGTGCGGGTTGCGGTGCTTGTCTGTGCCAATGGACTTGATCACCGAAGCGACCGCGCCTTTGCTTTGGGCGATACTTGCGCCAACCCAGCGTGCAGGTCCGGCAAAGCCATATTGCGAACCGTCCTGCGTCGGCGTCATCGAATGGCTGATATAGGCGATTTTGCCCTTCAAGCTGCCTTCCGGCGCAGCGCTCAGTTCCGCGATGGTTTTGAAATACACGACTTCCGCCTCGATACCGTCAGTCCCGGTAGAAGCGCTTCCGCCCAATGGCGTTACTTCGAAAGGTTGCGGAAACGGGCTGGTTATCTCTGCGCTGGCCAATGCACCCGGCACCCAGGTTTCCATCATGAACGGCTCGTCCGCGACATTCTCGAAACCGTTTTGCCTGAGCCATTTTACCGCCCAATCACGGCCGCGCTGCTCTGCTTCTGTTCCCGCTTGACGCGGACCAACCTCGGTCGTGATCCCTTCAACAAAATCCCAAGCCAACGTATCGGCGGTCAAAACTTTATCGGCACCCTCTTCCAAAGTCATCGCACCGCTATGCTGGGCAACAGCAACAGACGAATAGGAAACGGATAGCGAAAGTGCGGCAAGCGCAAGCAGGTTTTTTCTCATGAAGCGCTAGCTATCGGCGGTCGCGCCCCAAGTCCAGCGCGCAAGTCCAGCTTGCCCGATTGGCTTTGAGACCCTATCTGCAGGCGCATATCCACATACACCAAACAATACCTCGAAGGACCGACCCGATGGCCGCGCAATATGCATATGTCATGAAGAACATGACCAAGACTTTCCCCGGCGCGAAAAAGCCCGTTTTGGAAAACATTAATCTACAATTCTATCAAGGCGCGAAGATCGGCATCGTTGGCCCCAACGGCGCAGGTAAATCCACGCTAATTAAAATCATGGCCGGTATCGATACCGATTTCACTGGCGAGGCGTGGCCGGGCGAAAACATCACGGTTGGCTATCTGGAGCAGGAACCGGAACTGGATGAAAGCAAAACTGTTCTGGAAAACGTAAAGGATGGCGCACGGGCTACCGCCGATCTGGTCGAACGCTTCAATGCAATCTCTGCCGAAATGGCAGAACCTGACGCGGATTTTGACAAACTTGGCGATGAAATGGCCGAGCTGCAAACAAAGATCGATGCGGTCGATGGGTGGACGCTCGACAATCAGCTTGAAATTGCGATGGAGGCACTGAGGTGTCCGCCATCCGATATGGAAGTCACCAATCTTTCAGGTGGTGAGAAACGCCGCGTAGCGCTCACCCGCCTGCTGATTCAGAAGCCATCAATCCTGCTGCTCGATGAGCCGACCAACCACCTTGATGCCGAAAGCGTTGAATGGCTGGAAAACCATCTGAAGGAATATGCCGGCGCCGTGCTGATGATCACGCACGATCGCTACTTCCTAGACAACGTGGTGGAATGGATTCTGGAACTCGATCGCGGGTCTTATTATCCTTACGAAGGCAATTACTCGACTTACCTCGAGAAGAAATCGAAACGCATGGCGCAGGAAGACCGCGAGGATTCCGGCCGCCAGAAAGCGCTCGCCGAAGAACTCGAATGGATTCGTCAGGGCACCAAAGGTCGCCAAACAAAATCTAAAGCGCGTATCCGCAAGTTTGAAGAATTGCAGGACAGCCAGAAAGACCGCAAACCGGGCAAGGCGCAGATCGTAATTCAGGTCCCTGAACGGCTCGGCAGCAAAGTTATCGAAGCCAAGGGCATTTCCAAGGCGTTTGGCGACAAATTGCTGTTTGAAGACCTCAGCTTTATCCTGCCACCGGGCGGGATTGTCGGCGTAATCGGTCCCAATGGCGCGGGCAAATCGACCCTGTTCAAAATGATCACAGGGCAGGAACAGCCGGATAGCGGAACCATTGAAATCGGCGAAACCGTCCACCTCGGCTTTGTTGACCAAAGCCGCGATGATCTGAACCCGAAGAACAATGTCTGGCAAGAAGTGTCAGATGAACTGGATTACATGAAGGTCAATGGCCACGACATGAGCACGCGCGCTTACGTTGGCGCGTTCAACTTCAAAGGCGCGGATCAACAGAAAGTCGTTGGCAAACTGTCGGGCGGTGAACGCAACCGAGTGCACATGGCGAAAATGCTCAAAGAAGGCGGCAACGTCCTCCTGCTCGATGAGCCGACCAACGATCTCGACGTTGAAACATTGCGCGCACTGGAGGAAGCCATCGAAAACTTCGCCGGTTGCGCGGTGGTAATTTCGCACGACCGCTTCTTCCTCGACCGTCTGGCTACGCATATTCTTGCGTTCGAAGGCGACAGCCATGTTGAATGGTTCGAGGGCAACTTTGAAGCTTACGAAGAAGATAAGCGCCGCAGGTTGGGCGATGCAGCGGACCGGCCCACACGGCTGTCGTATAAGAAGCTTACTAGGTGAGCACCGAGTAATCACAGCTAAAGTCGTCTCTTCAACTCATTCAGCCCAATGCCACCTTTGGAGCCGCCGTCCTTCAGCAATTGCCAACTTCAAGAACAGGGTGTTTAGCCCTCAAATTCAATAGCTAAATTCACCGCTAGCAGGGTAGCACGGCGTCACCATTGTCACCCTGTCATGCGATCTCAACTCGCGCCCAAGCCACTCAAAACCGAATTTGTATTTCATCAACCAATTTACATTATGACACACGTGCAAGAACATAGGGAACGCGCACGTGATCGACATCGAGATCCAGAACGAGACGCATCAGACGCATGAAAAGCTGAAATTCGCGGTTGTCCCGCGCATTGGAGAGGGTTTGCGCTTGCAAGAGCCGAACGGCTTCTGGGCGTCCTATGATGTGATCGACCTGTGGTATCAGAAAGCCGATTATGGCGATGTATGGGTCCCATATCTGCATGTGCGCAAGACGGCTGGTGAGGTTGAAGAGACCCCTGCTGCGGCTCAAGCTGCGAACCATGATGGGGAGGTTTTACCATTCACAATCTGATCAAACGTATCGATGCGCCCGTGCCCGGCCAAGAGCAGGATAAGCCTGCGATAGAACCCCAAGTTGCGCCTGCGCCAGTCCCACCGCCAATAGATCAGGCAGAAGCGCCGCAAGCAGAGCCTGCCAAGACATTCGGACGCCATGTTGCTTCGCCTGCTGGTCCGACCCGCATTGCCCAGCCAGCGCCATCTCGTACTTGCCTGTTGGTCGATGATTCACGGATGATCCGCAAGGTATCCCGCCAGATTGTCGTGAAGCTTGGCTACACAATTGACGAAGCAGAGAATGGTCAGGAAGCGCTAGCCAAATGCAAGCTTGCCATGCCCGATCTGATAATTCTCGATTGGGATATGCCGATAATGACTGGCATCGAGTTTCTTGCCGAACTGCGCGCGCTAAACGATAAGAAAAGGCCAAAGATCGTGTTCTGCACAACGCATTCGAGCGCCATGGACATCCATAAAGCTATCGAAACTGGAGCTGACGAGTTCGTCACTAAGCCGTTCAATGAAGCACAGCTTGTCGGAAAATTGGCAGCTATCGGAGCTGCTTAACAGTTATGGAACTAGCCATTGCGTTGCCGCTGACGCACCATCACCTGAACTAGACCTAACCACAATTTTCGCGCGCCGATGTCCGGTATTGGCCAGATACAACCAATCAAATTCGCGCACAGACACCAGTAGGACCGCGAAGTTCTCACGCGCGGCAGCAACTTGCGCATCCTCCGGTGTAATACCCTCGATCCAATCAGGCAGGCCCGATACCGGCCCATCGCTTGGCGAGCTCGGCGGAGCTTCTGCGAGATAGCATCGTTTGGCAAAATTGGTGGCTTCGCTCCATGCCTTGTCGGCAATTGGCCCGCTGCTTTCCACTCGCCCTTTACCGCGCATCCTGATCTGCACCTTGGCTTCGGAATCATACGCCAGCACAGTCATTTGAGGATCATTGGTAACTGCGGCCACTTTCGGACTCCGCAAATCAGTATGGAAGCGCAACGTACCCGTTACCGGATCAAATTCGCGCAGCACCATGACCCGCAAATCAATATCAGACGTGCCCACGACCAATGTATGAAAAGCTGATTTGCGCATCTTCCCGCCTTCAATAAGCCGGGTTTTGATATCCTGCGCCACCATATCGAGAGTCATTTCCATCGTCCCCTTAGTCACGCCCGACGCCACCCTGTCAATCATTCCAATATTTCACCATCTTGCCTCGAGACATGAACCTCGGCCAGTGGCGTTCGTTCAGTTTCAAGTCAGTTTAGATGAACTAGAACCATTTTCATCAACAGGGCCGCTGGGTGGACGCGGTGTTTAAAAATGGAGTGCCGCTATGACTTTGAGAGAATTACTATCCGCAGGTAGCGCGACGGCCCTAGCCGTCGCCATCGCTTTTGCCCTTCCCGTTCAATCGGCTTCAGCTGCAGAGGCTGAGGCGGCGTCAGCAGATACGCAGCGCGCCGACCGAGACCGCACACGAGGCGACCGTGCCCGGGGCAATCGTGGCGAACGCCGTGAAGCGCGCCAAGACAATCGCGAGCGCCGTGAAGCGAGGCAGGACCGCCAAGAGCGCCAGACGCGCAACAACAACACTCAGCGTCCACAAGCTCGTCAACAGCAACGCCAACAAGCGCGGCAAGACACTCGCCAAGACATTCGCCAAGACACTCGTCAGCAGCGCAGGGCCGAGCGCCACGAACCTGCAGCACGGCGGTCTACAACCCGCTACGGCGGCCGTGTCGAGCGTCAGACTGCGCAGCGTCAAGCAGACCGCCGTACCGCAACGCGCGCAGATCGCCAGGTAGAGCGCCGCGTCGAAAGGCAGGTCGAACGCCGTGCAAACCGCCGTGCAGATGCCCGTTCTGAACGGAACCGGACATATCGCAATAGCGACAGGAATAGGACCTACTCCGATAATCGTCGAGCTGAACGCCGGTCGCATTATCGGCAGAACCAACGCCGGTGGAACCGTCATACGTGGCGCAACAATAGCCGCTATAATTGGAACAGCCACCGTCGGAATTACCGGAACACATACCGCCTAGGTCGCTATTATGCACCGTATCGGAACTATCGGTACAGCCGCATCAACATCGGCTTCCATCTTGGCAACGTCTTCTTCAGCAGCCGCTATTGGATCAACGATCCATGGACCTACCGCCTGCCAGAAGTTTACGGACCCTACCGCTGGGTTCGCTATTATGACGATGTTTTGCTGGTAAACACTTACACCGGCGAAGTGGTCGACGTGATCCACGATTTCTTCTGGTAATTACAAACCACCGAGCCCGGTCGACCTTGACCGGAATGGAGCCCCCGTCAGAGCAATCTGGCGGGGGTTTCCACTTGAGGCCCCGCAGTCGGCGCACCGTATCTAACGATTGATTTGGATTGTAATTGGCGTCCATCATCTCGGCGACTTTTGGATTGGCAAACAATCAATGTAGCATAGCGGTCTCAAGCGCTATGCCAGCCTCGAAACTGATGCTTCCTTGTCCGTGAATTAATCGGTCGGCCTCGCAGTAGCCCGTAATTTTTGCCAACATTATTAATTCGATTGCGCGCTTGTGTCGGATGCGAGCCCCCAGAAATTTTCAAACTGCTAGGCCATAATATAGCCGCTGCTTACGCATAAGGTCTGCGCGCTCGACTCTAAGTTAAAGGGCTGTGATGCGCATGCATGAGCATCATCGCCGCCGAACCCACCGTAAATCAGCGAACTGCCCTCGCACCAATCGGAGCGAACCTATAAATGCTGAGAACGCATAGGAGGTTTTACAAAATCTCGCACACTCACGACCATCGATATGTCTCAATTATGAATTTGGCACTTGTCCGAATGGTAGCATTTTGAAAATGCCACCGTTCTTATCGAAGAACGTATGCTTGAGT is part of the Pontixanthobacter gangjinensis genome and encodes:
- the ettA gene encoding energy-dependent translational throttle protein EttA, which produces MAAQYAYVMKNMTKTFPGAKKPVLENINLQFYQGAKIGIVGPNGAGKSTLIKIMAGIDTDFTGEAWPGENITVGYLEQEPELDESKTVLENVKDGARATADLVERFNAISAEMAEPDADFDKLGDEMAELQTKIDAVDGWTLDNQLEIAMEALRCPPSDMEVTNLSGGEKRRVALTRLLIQKPSILLLDEPTNHLDAESVEWLENHLKEYAGAVLMITHDRYFLDNVVEWILELDRGSYYPYEGNYSTYLEKKSKRMAQEDREDSGRQKALAEELEWIRQGTKGRQTKSKARIRKFEELQDSQKDRKPGKAQIVIQVPERLGSKVIEAKGISKAFGDKLLFEDLSFILPPGGIVGVIGPNGAGKSTLFKMITGQEQPDSGTIEIGETVHLGFVDQSRDDLNPKNNVWQEVSDELDYMKVNGHDMSTRAYVGAFNFKGADQQKVVGKLSGGERNRVHMAKMLKEGGNVLLLDEPTNDLDVETLRALEEAIENFAGCAVVISHDRFFLDRLATHILAFEGDSHVEWFEGNFEAYEEDKRRRLGDAADRPTRLSYKKLTR
- a CDS encoding RcnB family protein; amino-acid sequence: MTLRELLSAGSATALAVAIAFALPVQSASAAEAEAASADTQRADRDRTRGDRARGNRGERREARQDNRERREARQDRQERQTRNNNTQRPQARQQQRQQARQDTRQDIRQDTRQQRRAERHEPAARRSTTRYGGRVERQTAQRQADRRTATRADRQVERRVERQVERRANRRADARSERNRTYRNSDRNRTYSDNRRAERRSHYRQNQRRWNRHTWRNNSRYNWNSHRRNYRNTYRLGRYYAPYRNYRYSRINIGFHLGNVFFSSRYWINDPWTYRLPEVYGPYRWVRYYDDVLLVNTYTGEVVDVIHDFFW
- a CDS encoding PNPOx family protein produces the protein MIDRVASGVTKGTMEMTLDMVAQDIKTRLIEGGKMRKSAFHTLVVGTSDIDLRVMVLREFDPVTGTLRFHTDLRSPKVAAVTNDPQMTVLAYDSEAKVQIRMRGKGRVESSGPIADKAWSEATNFAKRCYLAEAPPSSPSDGPVSGLPDWIEGITPEDAQVAAARENFAVLLVSVREFDWLYLANTGHRRAKIVVRSSSGDGASAATQWLVP
- a CDS encoding M28 family peptidase, with amino-acid sequence MRKNLLALAALSLSVSYSSVAVAQHSGAMTLEEGADKVLTADTLAWDFVEGITTEVGPRQAGTEAEQRGRDWAVKWLRQNGFENVADEPFMMETWVPGALASAEITSPFPQPFEVTPLGGSASTGTDGIEAEVVYFKTIAELSAAPEGSLKGKIAYISHSMTPTQDGSQYGFAGPARWVGASIAQSKGAVASVIKSIGTDKHRNPHTGGTRVVDDMIPAGALSIPDALNLERMFARAGDRPITMKLVLTPQNRGMTQSGNVVGEIVGRDPSLPPVLLACHIDSWWNGTGAFDDGAGCGIISAAALHVSHTGQPLRTIRVLMAGAEEVGLFGSIAYSKAHIDEPIAVAFESDFGADRIWRFESNFRDTNPDLHAELAASVARFGVANSTIVASGGADINIARDQKTAIIDLQQDGTRYFDLHHTPDDTLDKIDIVQLRQNVAVWTQIAGILANYEGSIQGEVAQ
- a CDS encoding response regulator translates to MPGQEQDKPAIEPQVAPAPVPPPIDQAEAPQAEPAKTFGRHVASPAGPTRIAQPAPSRTCLLVDDSRMIRKVSRQIVVKLGYTIDEAENGQEALAKCKLAMPDLIILDWDMPIMTGIEFLAELRALNDKKRPKIVFCTTHSSAMDIHKAIETGADEFVTKPFNEAQLVGKLAAIGAA